Genomic segment of Candidatus Stygibacter australis:
CCAGCCATAATTGTTCAGCAGCGAGCAGAGGACGATCCAGGTCATCATCAATAGGATTTTGGGCATAGAGAAAAGTTTTATTGATCATATTAGTAAGCTCCGTCTGGTCAGAAAAAGTAAGCCGTGAGACAGCAACTTCGGGCAGCAGATCATCCTCTTCAGGTTCTCCCCAATAGCCATCATTATCATCATTCCAGGTGCCGTCAAGAGCACTGTAATAAATATCAGCCGGGATGCTGTCATCTTCATATAGGGTGGTTGACTGCACCTGACAATAAAATCCGCGATCAGGGATAAGTTCGCTGTCACCGCCGAGCAGCACGCTTGAAATGCCATAATCTGAATACTCATTGATAATATGATTTCTGATCTTTTCCTGCAGGTCAATACCTGGCAGATTATCTTCAATAAATTCTGTAGTGAAGTACTGCACTCTTCTGCCAAAAGTATTATAAAAACCTTCAAATTCCTCCAGATCAACAATAAATTCTTCAGGGCTGATCACCAGCAATTCATATTCACCTTCTCGGTTCAGACGTTGGGGATAAAGGTTAGTCAGCTGGGGATTAGTCACATAGTGTGAGACTTGTGCTTTGGCTTTCTCAGAATAGTAATTAACTGACTTATTAGCTCGATTCAGGTCTCCTGCTTCGGTAATTATTATAATCTGAGCCTGATCATAAGTGATTACAGTATTTTGCTGAGGATTATATTGAACAGGGCAGAAGCTGCTTAAGATAATTCTATAACCATGCCAAGACTCAGTTTTTAATATTCCAGTATTCTTAAGAGGCAGATTGATATTCTGCTGATAGATTTCCTGATCAATTACAAATTCAGTTTCTTCCTGGCTGCTTAAAGGCAAAACAGCCTGAATGGGGTAGAGCCGCCCATCAAGGTGCTGAGATTTTTCTCCTGAGAGGATCACTTGCATATCAACAGCAATTTCCCCAGGAGGTAATAAGGCTTTTATTACCATCCAGGGCAAAGCTGGTTCACCCATTTCACCACGTTGACTGGCTTCAGGAATTATAATTCGATAATAATCGCTTCCGGCAATTTTTTCCTGAACCGGGGCTTTAATATCTATTGTAAGATTTATTTCTCGTGAAAATAACAAGCTGACTAATAATATAAAAACTATAATAAAAAGTTTCTTCATTTAAAACTCCCTGATTGCATTTGTTTGAAGGTATTTATCTGAAACTCCACCACCACAATAAGTTTGAACTCTCTGGATAAAAATATCAAGATGAGCGAGTAGTTGAGAATCAGGCAGATAGCCTGGAGCATAGATCAATAAAACTGCATTTGTTGTTTCTGGTGTAACGCAAGTGCGAAGAGAATCCTTGATAGGGCTGCCAATTGCACCTTCATTATCACAGATAAGATATCTTTCATTCAGATCAAGATACTTATTATCAATAGCAGTATAACCATCTCCTGATTTGCCCATTCTTCCAGTTATTTTACCTTCAATTAAGCTCATATCATATACACAGATCGGCAGCAGGAATTCCAGTGAACACCAGTTACCAATATCCACAAGCGGATTGATGGTACTATAGCCCTTATTTTTCAGACCACGTCTGAGCAATGCTTCACTGGAAGGTCTGCGTTTAGTGGGATCGATGCCAATTGCCTTAAAAAGGTCTCGAGCCTGAGTAACTCCCGGAATCTCACTGATCGCAATACCAGAATAAGAATTCCGGTATTCCTCACCAAGACTTACCAGTTTTTGATAAGGCTCATTAACTGCCTTATTTTTAAGGTTTTCCATACTGGCTACTGCCAGTTTGACTATGTTTTTATTAATACCATCTTCCATCATGAACAAATATTTCCATAGCTATTAATAATGACAATATTTCTTTTTTATTAATTTACTCAGATAAGAAATTACTTGC
This window contains:
- a CDS encoding C25 family cysteine peptidase yields the protein MKKLFIIVFILLVSLLFSREINLTIDIKAPVQEKIAGSDYYRIIIPEASQRGEMGEPALPWMVIKALLPPGEIAVDMQVILSGEKSQHLDGRLYPIQAVLPLSSQEETEFVIDQEIYQQNINLPLKNTGILKTESWHGYRIILSSFCPVQYNPQQNTVITYDQAQIIIITEAGDLNRANKSVNYYSEKAKAQVSHYVTNPQLTNLYPQRLNREGEYELLVISPEEFIVDLEEFEGFYNTFGRRVQYFTTEFIEDNLPGIDLQEKIRNHIINEYSDYGISSVLLGGDSELIPDRGFYCQVQSTTLYEDDSIPADIYYSALDGTWNDDNDGYWGEPEEDDLLPEVAVSRLTFSDQTELTNMINKTFLYAQNPIDDDLDRPLLAAEQLWLDPLTWGGDYLDLMVGIHDDNGYETSGIPLTDNITYLYERDNGEWTMQDLLEILNQGTSFLHHVGHANYEYMFG
- a CDS encoding phenylalanine--tRNA ligase beta subunit-related protein, with the protein product MMEDGINKNIVKLAVASMENLKNKAVNEPYQKLVSLGEEYRNSYSGIAISEIPGVTQARDLFKAIGIDPTKRRPSSEALLRRGLKNKGYSTINPLVDIGNWCSLEFLLPICVYDMSLIEGKITGRMGKSGDGYTAIDNKYLDLNERYLICDNEGAIGSPIKDSLRTCVTPETTNAVLLIYAPGYLPDSQLLAHLDIFIQRVQTYCGGGVSDKYLQTNAIREF